The nucleotide window ACATTCCGTATGGTTTGCGTTCTTCGCGCCATGTCCGGCGATGGAGATCTCCTTAGCCGTACATTTCCTTGACTCGTTGAAGACACAAGACTCTGCTTCACATTCTACGCTGAGAGCATGGCAGGGTGTCTCATACTCGTTGGTGCAGCATCCCTGAACGCGCTCATCAAAGCTGGCGCAGCAAGTCTCGCTGCAACATTTTGCATTTGCGCCGTCTACCAGGATCTCTCCCTTGCAGCAGCATTTGTCGGAATTGTGAATACATGTTTCCGCACTACAGCTCAAATTAGTCATGACTGTTCCTCCTTTTATATGGTAGTCAGAATTAGTCTGCACCAATTTCACTGTTTTATGCCTGCCTTTTATTTTTCAGTTTTCGTTTTTTTTATTTCCTTTGTCCGAATCTCCTCCTGAATAGATGCAAGGAATTCTTCCAGCGTTTTCTGTCCTTCATCTCCGTCAGACCGGCTTCTCACAGATACCTTTCCGTCGGCCTCTTCCTTTTCTCCCACGATCAGCATATAAGGGAGCTTCTGAAGCTGTGCCTCACGGATCTTATAACCGATCTTTTCTGATTTCGTATCGATCTCCACTCGAATGCCTGCCGCTTCAAGGACATCGGATACCTTTTTCGCATAATCAATATATTTATCGGATATCGGCAGCACGCGCACCTGTACAGGGGCCAGCCATGTGGGGAACGCTCCCGCAAAATGCTCGATCAGGATACCGATAAAACGTTCAATGGAGCCAAACGCCACACGATGGATCATGATGGGCCTGTGCTTCTCTCCGTCGGCGCCGATGTATTCCATCTCAAACCGAAGAGGAAGCTGGAAATCCAGCTGAATGGTTCCGCACTGCCAGGTCCTTCCGATGGAATCCTCCAGATGGAAGTCAATCTTGGGTCCGTAAAACGCTCCGTCGCCTTCGTTTACCACATAGTCAAGGCCCAGGTCATCCAGAGCGCCGCGCAGTGCGTCCGTAGCCATCGCCCAATCCTCGTCGCTTCCCATGCTGTTTTCCGGACGAGTGGACAGTTCCACATGATACTTGAACCCAAACAGGCTGTATACTTCGTCAATCAGGCGGGCAACATCCTTGATCTCACCGCGGATCTGATCCGGCATCATAAAGATATGAGCATCGTCCTGGGTAAAGCAGCGGACACGCATGAGTCCATGCAGCTGCCCGGATTTTTCATGGCGGTGTACCAGGCCCAGCTCTCCCATCCGAAGGGGCAGGTCACGGTAAGACCTGGGCTCCGACTGATATACCAGAATCCCGCCGGGGCAGTTCATGGGCTTAATGGCATAATCCTGCTCATCGATCACTGTCGTGTACATATTCTCTTTATAATGATCCCAGTGTCCGGAAGTCTCCCAAAGATGACGGTTTAATATGATCGGGGAAGAAATCTCCACATACCCGTTTTTCTTGTGGATCTCTCTCCAGTAGTCCAGCAGAGTGTTCTTGAGCACCATTCCTTTGGGAAGGAAGAACGGGAAACCGGGTCCCTCATCGCTCATCATAAAGAGGCCCAGCTCCTTGCCAAGCTTTCTGTGGTCGCGCTTCTTCGCTTCTTCAATCCTCTGGAGATACTCCTCCAAATCTGCCTTTTTGGGAAATGCCGTACCATAAATCCTGGTCAGCATCTTGTTCTTTTCACTGCCTCTCCAGTAGGCGCCGGCAATACTGGTCAGCTTAAAAGCTTTCACTGGCTTTGTCGTCATGAGATGAGGACCGGCACAGAGGTCAACGAATTCGCCCTGCTCATAAAAGCTGATGACAGAGTCCTCCGGCAGGTCTTCGATCAGCTCCACCTTATAAGGCTCTTCTTTCTCCTTCATGAACGCGATCGCTTCTTCTCTGGGCTTTGTGAACCGCTTCAGAGGAAGGGCTTCCTTCACAATCTTTTTCATTTCCGCTTCGATCTTCTCCAAATCTTCCGCGGTAAGGGGCTTCTCACTGTCAATGTCATAATAAAATCCATCAGATATGGAAGGGCCGATGGCCAGTTTCACATCGGGATACAGACGTTTGATGGCCTGAGCCATGATATGGGAGGTGGTATGACGGAAAGCCGCTCTTCCTTCTTCATCGTTAAAGGTCAGGATATTCACGCTGCAGTCCTTGTCCACCACTGTCCTCAGATCCACGGCCTCTCCATCTACTTCACCGGCACAGGCTGCCCTGGCCAGGCCCTCGCTTAAATCTGCCGCAATCTCAATAACGGATTTCGGTTCACCATACTCTTTCACCGAACCATCTTTCAATGTAATCTTCATTTGTCTTCTCCTTCTTCTTTATATATGTCTTATTCGCCATCCTTCGGGCTGTCTTCGCTGAGTTCCCAGTCTTTGTATGAATATTTCTTACATTTCATGATATCTGTACCTTCCTTTCCGCTGAAACGAAAAAATCCCCTGCCACACGCACTGCATGGCAAGGGACGAATTAACTGTTAATCCGCGGTTCCACCCTGATTGATTCCAGGAATCCACTTAAACGGCGGTAACGGCGCCTGCCGGACTGTATTAAAGCCGCTCCGAGCTGGTCTTCGGCATGCTCTCCTGTAAAGGGCTTCCACCTTAAATCCCTTCTCTCTGGACATTCCCGCATCCTACTGGTCTCATCAACACATTTCCATATTTAATATAAACACAATTATATCACTACACCTGAATTTGTCAACGTGGTTTTAATAAAATTCTTTTTCCAGAATCTCCGCCGCGCACCGTACCAGTTCTTTGCAGGGACGTTTTTTATAATATTCGGCGGTTCGGTAAGACGGCGCCGATGTCTCGGCCTTCTTTTCCGCGTCCGTAAGTCCCAGAAGCTCGCCGCAGACAATGCTCCCGTTTTCTCTCCGAAACGCTTCTGCCAAGCGGCGCATGGTTTCATAATTTTCAGTCTTTGCCTGCTGATTCCTGCAGTCTGTGTTTCCGGTCTCCAGGCCGCAGACCAGTGCCATCCCGGATACTGCCCCGCAGACCTGCCGCATCCGGCCCATGCCCCCTCCAAAGGAACAGGAAAGGCGGAGCGCCGTTTCCTGCTCAATTCCGTATTTATCACAAAAGGCAAGGAACACAGACTGGCAGCAGTTATATCCCTGACCGAAAAATTCCGCGGCCCGTTCCGCACGGCTGCTTTCCACTATATTTCCATCCTTTGGTCTTCTCTCCATGTCTATCCCCCAAATCCATGATCCCGCCAGCTCTGCACATCGTTTCTTTCTCAAAGGTTATTCTGGAATGTCCTCCTCGTTATAGTCCCCATAATAACCCCAATGATTTTTCTGTCCCTGTCCGTCGTGGTAATTATACTTCACGCCCATCAGCTTTTTCCGTTCCGTATCAAAATAAAGATTTATCTGTTTGTATTCTTCCGAATAGTTTCCTCCAAGAGCATCCAAGATATTTTTGCTGTCGGAGTTATTGGACAAAATTTCGTTGTTGATATCAATCAGCCGGTTATTCTTATCGCCTGTTACAGCTTCGGCAAAATCTTTCAAATCCCCCTTGTCAATGTCAAGGCCGCATCGGTAGACGGTGATATATTTCCTTCCATTGTTTTCCGTGACCTTGTAATATACCGTTCCTGCAGTGCCGTTTTTATCCACGATCTGCGTCTCATTCCATCCGGAACTGAAATATATGTCAAGGGCCTTTACAAGCGGGTCCATATCCTCTGTCCCATCTGTGAAATCCATATCAGAAGGTCCGCCCGGCTCCAGCTCGCCGGAAGGCTCTGTAGGGGGTTCTGTGGGAATCTCGGTCGAAGGCTCCGTCGGTTCCGTATCCGGTTCTACAGGATCCGTACCGCCTCCAGAACCGCCTTCATCGATGATCTTGTCAAAATCCGCCGGTTCCGAAAAATTATAACATTCCACATATCGGACAGCCTTATAGCTTCCGTACCGGCCGCTCTTTATTTCAAGTTCCACCTTTATCACATTTTTCGGATAGACCGTGCCGGTCGGATCCGCCTGAGAAAAACGGAGCTTTTCGACCTGGTATCCCATATAGGACGCCTTATCGAAAGTCCAGTCCACCGCCTCATAGCGGGTGACCTTTGTCTGGCTTCCGCCTGCGCCGGATGTGCTGCTAAACACCGCATAATAATAGAGCAGGAGCTGGTCGCCGTCTCCCTGATACGTTTCTGTACTGAGATCCGCATTTTCCGGATCCCTTATCTTATCCTTCGCATGGGCCGTGGTAACGCAGATGTGGCTTCCTGTCCTGTCATAAAGCTCAATCACCTGCCCGTCCCCGTATATTTTCAGAGTCTTATCTTCGCTCTCTCCGGTCCCCCTGGCAATGCTTACCTGGGCGCCCTCGATCTCGCCGGTGATCTTATCCATCAGGGTTTCTGTCACCTGCCGTCCATAGGACGTTCCTTTGACCTGATAATACACTCTCATGCAGGAGGCAATGACCTGGCAGGAGAGCGCAAGAAACAAACCTAAAAGCGCAAAAGCCACCACAAGCTCCACAAGGGTCACTCCGCCTTTGTCTCTCAGAATCCTCCTTTTGTTTCTCTTCTTATCTGCTTTCCCATGATACCTCTTGTCTGCCATCCTTCATACCCCTGTGTTTCTGCTAATCTGTTTCTGGTTCGCCCTCCTGGCTTCGGAAAGAATACATTTTGAGACCGGTCTCCGTATCCGTATAAACCTGAAGACCAGTCTTCGAAAGCTCCAGGCTGGCCTCCTTCGCCTTGTTCCCCGAAGCAGTCTTTTCCGTATCCACCGAAAGGCGGAGCGTCAGACCGCCGACTGCTGACCTTCGTTTTATGTTCTCTGTTTTATAATAGTTCTCATTAAAGGTCTCATACCTTGCGGTCATCTGCCGGGACCGTTTCAGCATATCGGCCGATACCGCGATCACCTTGGAAAACATCACCACCATGATCATTACGATAAGGAAAGCCACCAGCACCTCCACCATGGTGGAACCGGCCGTATCTGTCTTTTTCTTCTTTTGTCCCATTATGTTTTTTTTCATACCGGCCTCCTCGTTATTCTCTGGTATTCAGGCTCCAGCTCCATATCTTTTCGTTCTCAATGGAATTCCCATTGGGATTCACTCCCTGCCCCGCCGGCATATAGCTCTCCTCCGGCGCATCGCTGTAGTCGGCGCTCCCTATGATCAGTTCATAAGAAGACGTTATGGTGCTCTCCTGTCTGCCCTTTCTGCAGCTGACCCGTATCACCAGAGGAGTCCCTGCCTCCTCAGCCCCGGACTCACTTTCCCAATAGATCATCACGGAAATATCATCCATGAGCTCCGCTCCATCCAGGCCGCTGTCAGACGGGTCGATTTTAAAATACCGGTACGCGTAGGCCGAGGTATGACCCCGCTCTTCCGCGTTGTAATAAGGCCAGCTGCTCTGCCAGACATTGTATCTCAAATAAAACCAAAGAGGGCAGCTTCCCTCGTTCAATGCCGTTTCCTGTTCCCTGTAGGATGCAAAAGGCGGAATGGTGATTTCCTCCTCCAAGGCCCGGCTCAGACTCTGAGCAAGCTCCCTGCATTGAGCGTCATTCTGCTGTTTATTTACCGTATGGAACAGAGAATAAGAGATGAGCAGCAGGGAAAGGCTTAAGAGCATGACCACCGCCATGACCACTACTGCGCTGAGGAGCGCTGAGCCGTCTTTTTTTCTCAGTTTTTTCACACTCATCGTCTGTCTCCTTTCCCTGTACTATTGCTGACTATGATGGACTTACGTATGCCCTGACCTGATAATTCAGATCTTCCGGTACGCCCCGGATTTCTATCTTGTTTTCAAACCGGAATACCTGCAAGTCATTTCCTGTGCCTACTGTTACGGTATCGTCCGGCACTGTGAGAGTAAAACGGTATCCAGAAGGAGTCTCTGTGACTGAAACAGTCACCTCCACCGAAAGTGTTCCGGAAGTCCCTCCATTTTCACTTTCCGCCGTCAGCGTGCCAAGAACATAGGTCCCTTTCTCCAGACCGATCCTCCCGGACTGGCTGCCTGCCAGAATGTCATAGCCCGTCGCTTTTGCATTTGACATCCAGCTATAAGAATTACCCGGCAGATTTGAAACAAATTCTGACCGGTTCTCCGTATTTATGATCCCATTCAGTGAAGACACGGAAGTCTCTGATACCACAGGGGCCTCTAAAATGAGCTCCGGCAGAGTGCCGAGAGACACCCACTCCGTCCACTCACTGAGTCCTCCTGTTTTCATATCCACAGAAGCAGCCCGCACTTCCAGGTTCTTTCCTTCAAAAGCGGCGTATTCTTCATCCGATAAAAGAAGCAGTGAGGAAATATCACTGGTCCCCGCACCTGCGGCACTCAGTCGTCTCCTGCTGTATACACCGCCGGCGCCGTCCTTGACGGCGGTCTCAAAGACCAGCCATTTATCTGATATGGCTGAAATCTCATAGGCGGTACCAGGCCGTGAGGAAGCGCCCAGGCTTACCGTCAGAGACGGCGCGGTCTGGAATTCTCCCCGTATCTCTGTAACAGTTACGTGCTCACCGGCCGCACCTATAGTCCGGTACCATCCTGCTATTTCAGAATCCTCATACCACTCCAGATTCTCTTCGGAGACCCTCGTGCGAGCCGATACATGAGCCGTAAACAGGAAAGCGCTGTCGAAATACGCGCTGTCGCCGCTTCCCACGGATATGGCATCCGGAAGTATCAGCGTAAACACGCCGTCCGCCCATTGAAGCGCCGATATGGCCGTGACCTCCGGTGCGGAATCATCAGCGGATTCCCAGGCCGTTCCGGTATAAGGAAGTTTTACATAAGCCGTCCCAGGACCGACATCGCCCAGATAAACAGCCAGATCGTCGGCCATGCAGACAGGCGCGCCCGGATCCGTCCAATTTTCCCTCCGGAAAGAGGGCGCAGAGGAAGAATAAAACACATGGTATCCCCCTGTTCCATTCTTTTCCAGATAGATCCAGTCCGCATAATAGACCATATGATCCTCAGCCGTTCCGGTTATTTCCGCATCCTCCGCAGCTCTAACAAGCTGCACCTGGTATCCGTCTCCGTAGCTCTGTTCCCTGAAGGAAAGGGCAGTCTGTGAAACAGTCAGATCGTCCGTACCCGCTTCGGTCTGAGAGAAATCACCCTTCCATTGTCCGTCCATGTAGTATAATGTCCTGACGCTCTCTTCCATCTCCGGAGCGCTCGTCTGTATCCGTGGGATACGGATCCACTTATAATTTACGGTTCCGTCCGCCGTCTCATCCTCATCGGACCACATGGAGCTGACATTGCTGTCGGATACGCTCCTCATGGCGATCTTAAGCCATTTTCCTGCATAGTCCGCCGACAGGTTTTCCATCGTATATTCAGACCGGAGGAAGTTTCCTCCCATCGAGACTGCGGAAGCTTTTGTGATCACTGTCTCAAGCGCCCCATAGTTCCAGTATCCAGCCTGACTGCCGTCACCGTCTCCTGTGTACAGGACCTTTTCAGAATCAGCGTCTTCTCTGCCATCATAGACGGCCGCCGCTATTTCATATTTTCCCTGCAGGATCCCGCTCTCTGTCGTCGGTTCAAATACCAGTTCTATACCGTCTGCTTCCAGTTCTTCCTGGGTCATGAAAGGCTTTTCAGTCCCATCCGATCCCAGGTCCCCGTGTACCCGGTACGCCGGGCTTCCGGTCATCTCCTCCACATCCGGCACATCCAGACGGCTGGGAAGCGTCATACTGCGCATCACTCCCTTTGGACCATCCCGGTAGATCCCGGCATCCGCTTCGGCCAGGGCTTTCACAGAAAGATCCAGCGTCTCGCCGCGTTCATAGTCGTTCAGATCGATCATTTGGGTCAGAACGTCTCCGCCGGCATCTTGGCTGTCCTCCGGTATCTCAAAGATCCACACAGTCTCCAGGCTCCGTTCCATTGTCCAGACAGAATCGTTTTCGCTCTTATTCCATTGGATGGCCATGGTCTTTCTTACGGAAACGCCGGCCGCATCCTCATTCCAGGAATAAAGGGCTTTTCCTTCCTCCTCTTTTACCTGGACTCCGGGTTTTCCGCCGTACAGCGTCATAAACGCCTGCCTTGCCGCCTCAAATTCATTCTCATCCGTGTACGTACTTACTGCCCCCGAATCCTCTTCCGAGCGCTCTGCCGTCACCTGATAAGCCGCCAGCTCACTCCGCTCCGCCGCCGGTATGCCGTTCCATGTCACGTCATAAAGAAGAGAATTCTTCTCCACGATTCCACTTTCATTTCTGTGCAGAGAAACAACCGGCTTGGCAATCTGCGAAAATCTCAGTTTGAATTCACAGTTTTTCACTGCTCCTGCCGGAAAGATCTCCGTCATGCCGCTTTGGCTCTCTTTTCCTCTCCTGCTGATGGATATCTCCGCTCTTTTATAATTCCAGGAAGAGATGTCATAGGACATGCTGTTTTCTCCGTCCGTTCCTGTGACAAAGACTCCTTTATCCAGCTGCACAGCCGTGCCGTCGGCAGTATATCCCACGATCACGTAGTCATAAACGGCTCCGCTTTCATAATTCCTGCCTCCGGACGTATTTTCATATCCGTCCTTATTCAGATCCCAGGTGATGACAAGGGAATCCTCATTGGGATCTCCGTCTGTCCCATTCTGTCCATGGTCATTGATGCGGATGACAGGAACGGACGCTTTTTTCTTTTCCTCATTCAAATGGTAATAAAACACCTGCGTCTGTTTCCCCTGCCCAGAGTCCGGATAATCGAAGCTTTGGTAGCTATTGTACTCCAAAAGGGAATTGTAATATAAGGTATAAGTGCCGTCGGAAGCCAGCTCAATCACAAATCCGCCGGCCAGTTTCCCTGACTCGATCAAATGGGTACCGGTCGCCTCGGCTGTCACCTGTCCGTTTCCGGTCACATAAAGTCCCTTCAGTTCATCCCTTGAAAGCCCGACAGCTCCTGTCTCTGTCTTAAACGCAGAAATATCCACAGAATGGCCGGTATATACAATGTTATTGGACATCATGGACGGATAGCTCCTCACCATCAGCTCTCCGTATACGGACTCATCCAAAAGCTCCTCCGGAAGAGAGCTCAGGGAAGTGGGCACCGCCGAAGAGGTAGTGTCCGAGGTACGCAGCTGAGAGCTGGAAAGTACTACCGGCACTCCCAGTTCTTTGTCCAGGGCCGTCAGCTCTGAACGCATATACAAAATATATTTATTATGTCTGATCTTCAGCTGATAGCTGAGGGTATCTGAAGTGATCCCCATGAAACCGATGCCGTTTCCTGCATCCGGTTTCAGGCTGACCTGGGCGAAATTCGTATCGGCGCTCTTATAACTGCTGGAGACCGGGGCCATGGATTCCCTCAGCTGCTGCACAGAGCTGGTATATGTCTTTTCGTCGTGAACCGCATAGGCAGAAAACAGGCAGTTTCCCTCACTTCCGCCAAAGTACCCAGCAGATTTCCCGGCCTGTGCCGTGAAGGACAGATCTGTCCCGCCGGCATCCACAATGATCTGAATCTTGGCCATATCTGCTTCCACATCAGCGCTTCCGCGTTCCCGCAGAAACGTCCGGTACTCTTCCTGATTGTCCAGGAACGCCTGGTATTTCAAAGCATCGCTATCCCTGACCAGCTCCAGATGGTACTGGGGAACAGGCAGCACATCAGCGACCGTCTGCTCAGCCGGATCAGAATATGCCGACCAAACCTCCGATACCCTGCCGTTTTCATCAATGGTATTGGCTCCTGAACGCACACGGAATACGATCTTCCGGACCGCGTCGCCGTCTATGGAAGATACCGGAAGCTGTACCGACGTATCGTAAACCGTATCCTGCCTAACCGCCAGCTCTCTGCCGTCCGCGCCATAATAGACCGCTTCGTATTCATAAAACGCCGCCTCCGGCACACGGTTCCATTCAGCCTGATATACGGCATTTCCCACATCGGCCATTTTGATCCCGTTCGGGATATCCAGACTGGATATGGTCTCGGAAGCGTCTACGTCAAAATAAGGGTCATCCGCAAGGAATACCCGGTAGCGGATATTGTCCTCCGCGTCCCCCATGGATTTTAAGGAGGTATCTGAGGACACATTACCGGAGAGGAACTCTTTTCTTGGATTCATAGCAAAGCCCGGAAGGCCCAGCGTAACCTGCTCTCCGCCTGTGCCCACTGCGAGCCGATAGGCGCTGCCCGCGCCCATTTGTATCACACTTGCGCCGGTCCCTTTTCCCTTTCCGCCGCTTCCGGACGCTTCTGTATAACGGAAAGCCTCATATCCTGCCCCGCTGTAGGTACACGCCGTGCCGCTCTGTTTGTAAGACAGGCCGCTGCCTGCTCCATCGTACTTCGTATAGGACAGACCGCCTCCTCCAAGGACCGCGTAGCCTTGGCTGCCGTCGTAGTCCTGTCCGGAAACCCTCCCTTTAAAATGCGCCCGAATCAGGCAGGCGTTGGTTCCCGCGCCTCCCTTTTTAATAGACCTCGTGATCACGATCTGCACTCTGCGCGCCTCCACAGGGCTTCCGGCATCTACCGTCTCTTTAGAATCCGCCGTAAAATTGCCGGAAGAAGCGTTATCCATGGATGCAAGCTTTTTCCAGGTTCCTCCCTCTGTATAAGGGCTGTAATACACGGTATAATCCGTCACACGCCCGTCATTTCCATTCCTGTTCCAGTAAAAATCCATACTGCTCAGCTCTATGGCCGTACTGAATGTAAAAGTATAGGACAGAGAGATCGTTCCCGACTGCGTATTGGAAAAATAAGAACGGTCCCCGTCGGAAAGCCCCGATGTATCCAGCACCAGTTTTCTCATGAATTCCGGCTTCAAGATACCCGGCGCCTCAGCCTTTTTCACATAAAAAGTATCCGGCGCCTGACTGGTTTCATTTCCGGCCCCGTCATAATAAATGAGTTCCGTCCCCGCCTGAGCATCGGACAGATAGTAATTGTTCGCGTCCCCCACATTGGCCGAAACCGGATATACAGTATCCGCGATTCCAAAGCATTTGGATACCGTGATGCCGCTTGTATTTTTCGCCGCGATCCCGCCGATGTTTCCTCCGCCGATCCCATAGCCGTAATTGTTGCAGGACGTGATATAAGAGCCCTTCACAAAATTTGTCATGGAACCTGTGATACCGCCGCAGTTATCCCCGGCCTGGATAAGACCGGTGTTCACACAGCTCTGCAGCTGCATATAAACGGAGCTTCCTCCGTAAGAAGCGCCGACGATTCCTCCGGAGCGGCTGCCGCGGACCGTGCCGTGGTTCTCACACCGCACCGCCCTAGCCGCTGTAGACCGGATATCGTAAAGCATTCCAACGATACCGCCGCTCCCTTCGCCGCCGTCCGATTGTACCTCTCCATAATTGATGCAGTCTGAAATAGTCCCTCCGTAATATTTCCAGATCCCGACCATGCCGCCGACACGGTTGGCTCCTCTGACTTTGCCGTAATTTTCACAATGGCGGATGGACCAGGTGCTGCCAGTGGCACATTCCAGACGTCCAATGATCCCTCCAGTACCGTTGGAAGCCGACACGGTCTTTTCCACCACTGCACGGTTCATGCAGTATACGGTGTCCTTTGCCGACGCGCTGTAGCCGATAATGCCTCCGATGCCGTTGTCCTGGGCATTCTGAGGCGCGAAGACCACCCATTTCTTTCCTGTAGCGGCATATGTGATTCCGCCATTCTTCCGGTTATAACCGGCAACTCCTCCCACATGGCCCCGGTAGCTTTCCACGATCACGCTGGTATCATCCCAGCTGTCCGAATAGTTCCCGTCCGCAAAGCCGATATCCGTGATGGTCCCGCTATTCAGTCCGGCAACGCCGCCCGTATGGGCGTAGGCGGAGGTGTTGGCACCGGTCCCCACATAAACGCACGCGACGGCATTCTTCACTTCGTCAAGCTTACTGTTTCCTTTCATGCTGACCCGGTATTCTCCGGCCGTCGTGCCGAAAACAATCCGGCTCACGGATGACCCCTGCCCGTTTACACCGGCTGCGCCGCCGATGTTGGACACATTATTGGGATCTCCCGTCCCGGTGATCTTCGCGGCATTCACCCGGCAGTCAGAAATACTTCCGCCGCTGCCCGCGTCGGAGCCCCCGTTTGTCCCGGCTATGCCGCCATACCCATATATCTTCGCTCCATTTGTTTCAAAATCGGTATTGGGATTATATTCCGGCGTGTTTTGAGGATCATTCGCCGTACCCTCCACGATTCCGTTGAACTCATACCGGCGGATGGCACCGGTGTTGCTTCCTGCAATCCCTCCTAAGTTCCCGTAGTAGGACATGTTCGTCTGGATGAAAGAGAGCTGTGCATAGACACGGCTGTATTCCGAATCGGTCCCTTCAATGGTTCCGGTGTTCTCACCGGAAACGCCTCCCATGGAAACATCCGGTACGTTGGATTCAAGCTCCGCCGCTTTTCCATCCTCCCCCACACTGCAGCCGGAAACTATTCCCGTATTCCGTCCGCTGATTCCGCCGAAAGCGCCTCCCTTGCCTCCGGCAGGATTGGTAATCTTCACCGCAGATACACTGCTGTCCGCTATGGTCCCATTGTTCAAGCCGCTGATCCCGCCGGCATAATTCCGTCCCATAAAGGAAAGCATCCCGCTTCCGGACTCTTTCCTTACCAAACAGCCCTGAATATTACCGTTGTTCACTCCGGATATACCGCCTCCGATACCGTTTGACGCCGACACGGCTCCATATCCTTTACAGCCCCGTATGATTCCCTGGTTCTGTCCGACGATTCCTCCCGCGTCTCCGCTCTTCACCGAAGAAACGCTTCCCCGGTTGACGCAGTTTCGGATTTCTCCGCCTGTGCTGCTGTCTTTTCCGATAATACCTCCGGCAGCGCCGTCTTCCGCGCTCACGGATGCCTCATTCTCAAATCCCTCTATCAGATCTGCTCCGCTGTTTCCCGCGATTCCTCCCACATTTCCGGTTCCGGAAACAGAGCCCTCCAAACGAATGGCCCCCACTCCCTGCGCCGGCAAAAGATTCCCCTCTGTGGTCCCGGCAATACCTCCCACATTGCTGCCGGAGGAAGTGACCGTCACAGAAATATCCTGGTCCAAAGTGAGGAAAGCTTCTCCGTAATGATATCCTGTGATTCCTCCTACATTTCCTGTTTCACCGTAAGCTGTCACAGAAGCTTTTTTAACAGACGTGCCCTCAATGGTCCCGAAATTCTCCGCGGCGATTCCTCCCACAAAGTTCCGCCCGGTGACAGTCTTCTTTTCAAAGCTCCCATTCTCGATGATTCCGCCGGCTTTATTGACGCCGGTGAGACCGCCCACATAGTCCGCGCCGCCGCTTCCAATACTGGAAACGCTGCAGTTGCGGATGACGCCTTCATTTACCTCGCAGAGGCCGCCCACATAAGTTCCGGAAGACACCACATCTCCCACATCCTGGT belongs to Qiania dongpingensis and includes:
- a CDS encoding DUF1540 domain-containing protein — protein: MTNLSCSAETCIHNSDKCCCKGEILVDGANAKCCSETCCASFDERVQGCCTNEYETPCHALSVECEAESCVFNESRKCTAKEISIAGHGAKNANHTECASYRSR
- the thrS gene encoding threonine--tRNA ligase → MKITLKDGSVKEYGEPKSVIEIAADLSEGLARAACAGEVDGEAVDLRTVVDKDCSVNILTFNDEEGRAAFRHTTSHIMAQAIKRLYPDVKLAIGPSISDGFYYDIDSEKPLTAEDLEKIEAEMKKIVKEALPLKRFTKPREEAIAFMKEKEEPYKVELIEDLPEDSVISFYEQGEFVDLCAGPHLMTTKPVKAFKLTSIAGAYWRGSEKNKMLTRIYGTAFPKKADLEEYLQRIEEAKKRDHRKLGKELGLFMMSDEGPGFPFFLPKGMVLKNTLLDYWREIHKKNGYVEISSPIILNRHLWETSGHWDHYKENMYTTVIDEQDYAIKPMNCPGGILVYQSEPRSYRDLPLRMGELGLVHRHEKSGQLHGLMRVRCFTQDDAHIFMMPDQIRGEIKDVARLIDEVYSLFGFKYHVELSTRPENSMGSDEDWAMATDALRGALDDLGLDYVVNEGDGAFYGPKIDFHLEDSIGRTWQCGTIQLDFQLPLRFEMEYIGADGEKHRPIMIHRVAFGSIERFIGILIEHFAGAFPTWLAPVQVRVLPISDKYIDYAKKVSDVLEAAGIRVEIDTKSEKIGYKIREAQLQKLPYMLIVGEKEEADGKVSVRSRSDGDEGQKTLEEFLASIQEEIRTKEIKKTKTEK
- a CDS encoding C-GCAxxG-C-C family protein encodes the protein MERRPKDGNIVESSRAERAAEFFGQGYNCCQSVFLAFCDKYGIEQETALRLSCSFGGGMGRMRQVCGAVSGMALVCGLETGNTDCRNQQAKTENYETMRRLAEAFRRENGSIVCGELLGLTDAEKKAETSAPSYRTAEYYKKRPCKELVRCAAEILEKEFY
- a CDS encoding prepilin-type N-terminal cleavage/methylation domain-containing protein; translated protein: MADKRYHGKADKKRNKRRILRDKGGVTLVELVVAFALLGLFLALSCQVIASCMRVYYQVKGTSYGRQVTETLMDKITGEIEGAQVSIARGTGESEDKTLKIYGDGQVIELYDRTGSHICVTTAHAKDKIRDPENADLSTETYQGDGDQLLLYYYAVFSSTSGAGGSQTKVTRYEAVDWTFDKASYMGYQVEKLRFSQADPTGTVYPKNVIKVELEIKSGRYGSYKAVRYVECYNFSEPADFDKIIDEGGSGGGTDPVEPDTEPTEPSTEIPTEPPTEPSGELEPGGPSDMDFTDGTEDMDPLVKALDIYFSSGWNETQIVDKNGTAGTVYYKVTENNGRKYITVYRCGLDIDKGDLKDFAEAVTGDKNNRLIDINNEILSNNSDSKNILDALGGNYSEEYKQINLYFDTERKKLMGVKYNYHDGQGQKNHWGYYGDYNEEDIPE
- a CDS encoding type IV pilus modification PilV family protein translates to MKKNIMGQKKKKTDTAGSTMVEVLVAFLIVMIMVVMFSKVIAVSADMLKRSRQMTARYETFNENYYKTENIKRRSAVGGLTLRLSVDTEKTASGNKAKEASLELSKTGLQVYTDTETGLKMYSFRSQEGEPETD